The genomic region CCGGCTACCAAGGCAACACGAATTACTGGTGGAGGTGTGCAACAGCCGCGAAGGCAGCCACCTCTATGCCTATCCATTTGAAGGGCGCTTTGTGCATGAGGGCCTGGGTTTTCTCTGGGCCTGGCGCCTGGCCCGCCACCGAGCCAGCACAATTACGGTGTCGGTAAACGACTACGGCTTTGAACTGCTGGCGCCAAAAAACTATCCATTTGAAGAGTTGTTTGAACTGCACGCCGAAGAACTGCTCGATGACAACGATCTCAAGGTCGATCTAGAGCAGGCAATCAACCTCTCAGAGCTATGCCGGAGGCGCTTCCGCGCCATTGCCCAAATCAGCGGCTTGGTGCTGAACGGTTACCCTGGCCAGTCCAAATCCGGCGGTCAACTGCAGATCAGTGCAGCCCTGCTCTACGACGTATTCAGCCGCCACGAACCTGCCAACCGCCTATTGACCCAGGCCAGATCGGAAGTGCTCACCGAACAGCTGGACCTGCCCAGAATCACCCTGGCCTTGCAGCGGCTGCAGCGATGCAGTTTGCAGCTGGAGCGCACCGCCCGGCCCGGACCGCTGGCCTTCCCCTTACTGGCAGAGCGCCTAAACAACCGCATGAGTAATGAGTCGCTGCTGCAGCGTTTGGAACGCTTGCGTCAGGAAGCTGAGAGCGCTGAAGAAGGTGGGCTTAACTTATGAAAACCCACAAGGTGGCAGCCATGCGGGTAGGGCTACTGAACCTGATACAGCGGCTCAGCAGGCGTCTGGGCACCCTGGAGGGGTATGTCCTCATGCCCTGGCTGGTGCTGGGGATTGGTCTGCTGACCACCGCCATAATCTGCGAGCAGACCCGTCGTTTCGGCGAAGAGGAACATCTGCGGATTGAGTCCACCCTGCTGGACAACGTGGTAGATGGCCTGGAAAGCAAGTTGCAGACCAACATCGCCATGCTCGCCGCGGTGGCGGGGCTGTTCTATGCCAGCACCAGGGTCGATCGCCAAGAGTTCAATACCTTTTACGAAACCGTTGCCCTCAACACCAGCCATCTAAATGGGGTTCAGGGTGTGGGATTCAGCCGCTGGATTCCAGCTGCCCAGCTGCCGGCCTTCGAGCAACGCATAAGGCAGGAGGGATTTCCCAACTTCATGGTGCACCCTCCCGGCCCGCGAACCAGTTACAGCGCCATCGAATTCCTTGAGCCTTTCAGTTGGCGCAATCAGCGAGCCTTTGGCTTCGACATGTATGCCGAGCCTGTGCGCCGCCAGGCAATGCAACGGGCTGCCCAAACCGGCAATGCCACCTTGAGCGGCAAGGTGCGCCTCGTGCAGGAAACAAACGAAGATCTGCAGCGGGGGGTTCTTATTTATCTGCCAATTTACACTGATCAAGATCAGCAACCCGGCGCCAGAAAAAGCACTCTGAGGGGTTGGGCCTATTCACCTCTACGCCTGAACGATGTAGTGAACAGCACCATCGATATCATCGACAATATCGATCTGGCGGGTACTGGGGTGCTCGTATTCGATGGTGATAAACCAAACGCCAAAGATCTCCTTTTTGACAACCTCAAACTGCTGAACAGAAATGAGCTGCGTCATCCCTCCTACGAAAAGCTCAATATTGGCGGCCGCACCTTGCTTGTTGGGGTGCAGCTGGCCCCCAGACTGGTTGGCCCCAACGGGATCACTAGCGCTTACTGGATCAATTTGCTGCTGGGGATAAGCGCCAGCACGGTGTCGGCAGTGATCACCCGCTCGCTGGTGGCAAATCACCTTGCAACCAAGCAAGCCCTTTTGATCAGCGAAGCAGCAGCCCAGGAACGGGCCCTAGCCAGCACAGTGTTCGACGAGAGCGGACAGGGGATCATCGTCAGCAACCCGCAAGGCCAGATCTTGATGGCCAACAACGCCTTCACCCAACTCACAGGCTACCGCATCTCAGAAATCAAAGGGCAACGCACCAGCCTGCTCAAATCCGGGCGTCACGACAATGCCTACTACGCGCAAATGTGGAATGAACTAACCAACAAGGGCTTCTGGGAAGGCGACATCTGGAATCGGGTGCGTAGCGGCGAGATCCGCTGTCACCACCTCAACATTTCAACCGTGCGGGATGACGAACTCCAGCCCCGCTACTACGTGGGCATGCTCCAGGACGTAACCAAACGCCGTCAATCGGAAGAGGCAGTGCGTTACGCAGCAAACCACGACATCCTTACAGGCCTGGCCAATCGTTCCATGCTGATGGAGCAGCTGGAGTCCCATCTATCCCTGGCAAAACGGCACGGCCATGCC from Cyanobium sp. Tous-M-B4 harbors:
- a CDS encoding CHASE domain-containing protein, coding for MRVGLLNLIQRLSRRLGTLEGYVLMPWLVLGIGLLTTAIICEQTRRFGEEEHLRIESTLLDNVVDGLESKLQTNIAMLAAVAGLFYASTRVDRQEFNTFYETVALNTSHLNGVQGVGFSRWIPAAQLPAFEQRIRQEGFPNFMVHPPGPRTSYSAIEFLEPFSWRNQRAFGFDMYAEPVRRQAMQRAAQTGNATLSGKVRLVQETNEDLQRGVLIYLPIYTDQDQQPGARKSTLRGWAYSPLRLNDVVNSTIDIIDNIDLAGTGVLVFDGDKPNAKDLLFDNLKLLNRNELRHPSYEKLNIGGRTLLVGVQLAPRLVGPNGITSAYWINLLLGISASTVSAVITRSLVANHLATKQALLISEAAAQERALASTVFDESGQGIIVSNPQGQILMANNAFTQLTGYRISEIKGQRTSLLKSGRHDNAYYAQMWNELTNKGFWEGDIWNRVRSGEIRCHHLNISTVRDDELQPRYYVGMLQDVTKRRQSEEAVRYAANHDILTGLANRSMLMEQLESHLSLAKRHGHAVALLYLDLDGFKPVNDRFGHNMGDQVLQLVADRFRNVIRQGDLLCRQGGDEFVVLVPEAGSTEELEGMAWKLVEASRAPFLELDRSIEISASVGIARFPEHGNTSEQLLAAADNAMYAAKRAKTNPVQVSRGSQPQTTVSSGLLEALDDDGHQGQRTSQSNQQGDGHG